In Candidatus Dormiibacterota bacterium, the DNA window GGACTGGCGAGTACACCATACGGCCTTTGCCGGAAAGATCTCGCCGGCCGATATGCTGAAAGCCGGCCTAGGCGCCGTGCAGACAACCTATGCCCTCCGCATGGATGGCGATAGCTACACCAAAGACGATTTGGCTCTGGCTGTCGGCGCTATGGAGGATTCCGGCAAAGACCTGTGCAGTGTGCGGGTTCTGCCCAGCCGCCGTAAAACCCTGGCCGAGAAGATGCAGGGCGTGGAATACGATGTGGCCATGCAGGGCAGAAGGCTTCGGCCTTGGTTCACTTCTGGTGCTTGTATACTAGGGCGCACCGAAGCGCTTCGCCACATAATGAACCATCATTCACAATGGTTCTTTGGTGAAGATATCGAAGTCGGCATGGTGGCCAAGCACTTCCGGATGAAGGTCGGGCACATTGATATGCCGGTGTATACCGATGTGCCGGAAACCTTCAGGGCCTTGGCTAAGCAGCGGCGCGGATGGTGGGCAGGGCACTTCAGGCACTCCATCATCAATATGGAACACCTACTGCACTACCCGGTAGATATGGCCTACAGGCTGGTACTGATCTACCT includes these proteins:
- a CDS encoding glycosyltransferase family 2 protein yields the protein MGSLNSWLPLAFFVFLVLFDMQNLAIYLKRKLPIGANPSSDFTILVPIFGHSKYLANLWYLERYKANTVIVLNTTTPELQQFASELEGQDWRVHHTAFAGKISPADMLKAGLGAVQTTYALRMDGDSYTKDDLALAVGAMEDSGKDLCSVRVLPSRRKTLAEKMQGVEYDVAMQGRRLRPWFTSGACILGRTEALRHIMNHHSQWFFGEDIEVGMVAKHFRMKVGHIDMPVYTDVPETFRALAKQRRGWWAGHFRHSIINMEHLLHYPVDMAYRLVLIYLLLATKWWEGLAHYWLLPIIMFLYIFITLLANWPVRSRWMALFPPYALCQTLFFPVLGMFYFFQVRRQTGRPARFKIRLRRQRWQPKTA